From one Treponema denticola genomic stretch:
- a CDS encoding endonuclease/exonuclease/phosphatase family protein gives MKNLRKILTLSIFICFCFILCACTGCTNVFRLQNIGKDEISIVSYNAQTFFDAVEDGREFKEFKGSKTKWSKEKYTERLFRLKEAVNLSCLTLGLGEKAIPDILVLQEIESRAVIDDFCKILPMNNSYKYAVFIPPQNGGAFSTALLSKFPITETKIFNVYSGKRSLRPLIETRIQIGNSTGDNELVLLNVHWKSKVGNSDTDSIRRQQEEQAYKRLKELKASEPQTPFIICGDFNQTLDEFSLLSEFDNCWNIEAYQAAAQEGSQPTGSYFYKESWEGIDHFFYSDNLSDGKNFDLNFFCVINLKPLTDTSGKPDKYSVYSGKGYSDHLPIGIILKRQ, from the coding sequence ATGAAAAATTTAAGAAAAATTTTGACTTTATCTATTTTTATATGTTTTTGTTTCATTTTGTGCGCCTGCACGGGATGTACAAATGTATTCCGCTTACAAAACATCGGAAAAGATGAGATTTCGATTGTAAGCTATAATGCACAGACCTTTTTTGATGCCGTAGAGGACGGCCGGGAATTTAAGGAATTCAAGGGTTCAAAGACAAAATGGTCTAAGGAGAAGTATACCGAAAGGCTTTTCAGGCTAAAAGAGGCTGTTAATCTTTCATGCCTTACCCTCGGCTTGGGGGAAAAGGCCATACCGGATATCCTCGTTTTACAAGAAATAGAAAGCCGTGCCGTTATAGATGATTTTTGTAAAATTCTCCCGATGAATAACTCATACAAATACGCAGTATTTATTCCTCCCCAAAACGGCGGAGCCTTCAGCACTGCCCTGCTTTCAAAATTTCCTATAACCGAAACAAAGATTTTTAATGTATATTCAGGCAAAAGGTCATTGCGGCCCCTGATTGAAACCAGAATTCAGATAGGCAATTCTACGGGGGATAACGAACTGGTGCTCTTAAATGTTCATTGGAAATCCAAGGTAGGAAACTCCGATACAGACTCTATTCGGAGGCAACAGGAAGAACAGGCCTATAAAAGACTAAAAGAATTAAAAGCATCAGAGCCTCAAACGCCCTTTATCATATGCGGCGACTTTAATCAGACTCTGGACGAATTTTCTCTTTTGTCCGAATTTGACAACTGCTGGAATATTGAAGCCTATCAGGCCGCAGCTCAAGAAGGAAGTCAACCTACAGGAAGCTATTTTTACAAGGAAAGCTGGGAAGGAATCGATCATTTTTTCTATTCGGATAATTTAAGCGATGGAAAGAACTTCGATCTAAACTTCTTTTGCGTAATTAACTTAAAACCGCTGACCGATACTTCCGGAAAACCCGATAAATATTCCGTTTATTCAGGAAAGGGCTATTCCGATCATTTACCTATAGGCATAATTCTCAAAAGGCAATAA